The Pseudomonas leptonychotis genomic sequence CGATCATCGACGCCACGCTGACCAACAGCAAAATTTTCAGCACGATGCCGACCAGGCTGCAGATAAAGCTGCTCAGCGCTCTATCAACCTGACGCAGGTTGAGCAAACGGCCAATGCTGCTGGTGAGCTTGCCGATCAGCCACCAGCCGATCAGCATCGTGATCAAGGCCAGGGTCAGTTTGCCGCTGTACTCCAGCACGACAGGCAGCCAGGCTTCAGACATTTTCACTATTTGTTCGACGTTAAATTCCATCTGTTAATCCTTTTAAAGCTTAAAAACAAACCGCCACGGTAAACCGTGGCGGCTTTACTGCACGTGAACCGTTGCGACGTCAGCTCAACCGCAAGGTTCCCCCACGCCTCAATCGCGGAAGTTGTTGTACTGCAACGGCATACCGAAATCCTTGGAACGCAGGGCGGCCATTGCCTCCTGCAGGTCATCACGTTTCTTGCCGGTAACGCGTACCTGCTCGCCCTGAATAGCGGCCTGGACTTTCAGCTTGCTGTCCTTAATATGCGCAACAATTTTCTTGGCCAGCTCTTTTTCGATGCCTTCGCGCAGAATAACTTCCTGCTTGACGCTTTTGCCCGACGCATAGGCATCCTTGAATTCGAGGCACTGCGCATCGATCTTGCGCTTGACCAGACTGAGCTTGAGAATCTCAAGCATCTGTTCCAACTGAAAATCCGCATCGGCTGTCAGGTTGACAGTCAGCTCTTTCAGCTCAAAGCTACCTTTACCGCGCAGGTCATAACGACGCTCCAGCTCTTTGACGGCATTATCGATAGCGTTGCTGACTTCATGTTTGTCCAACTCGGACACCACGTCGAATGAGGGCATGGTCTTACTCCAGATAGACGGCGCGCCCTGCATCACGAA encodes the following:
- a CDS encoding YajQ family cyclic di-GMP-binding protein, whose amino-acid sequence is MPSFDVVSELDKHEVSNAIDNAVKELERRYDLRGKGSFELKELTVNLTADADFQLEQMLEILKLSLVKRKIDAQCLEFKDAYASGKSVKQEVILREGIEKELAKKIVAHIKDSKLKVQAAIQGEQVRVTGKKRDDLQEAMAALRSKDFGMPLQYNNFRD